The Zingiber officinale cultivar Zhangliang chromosome 9A, Zo_v1.1, whole genome shotgun sequence genome window below encodes:
- the LOC122018473 gene encoding probable linoleate 9S-lipoxygenase 5, translated as MQKCFAKLRQKISGRFHLFGDHGVSEPATRGTLVIYRTSRRSSLRKCISIRLYSVTHLDPNTGFGKLSGEASLQNWKKTKHGENDTITSEVVMYLEEGFGTPGAIEVKHLGQHQEFFLQSLTLDLPHNHSVHFECNSWVYPMSKSNVDRVFFSNTSYLPSQTPAALQSLREEELRNLRGNGRGKREKWERIYDYDRYNDLGEIDRGQSHARPILGGSNAYPYPRRCRTGRPLSNKDRMTESRSEIINLDFYVPPDDRFSPTKLSEFISNSIRAVVHFVVPEVKSVFEGAVKNFESFEQMSKDLYTAHRKPVAETMVMGRLKALVPKELHDEIGRVMKENPFKFPIPQVIAADKNAWRSDEEFAREMLAGLNPAVIRCLETFPIAGRGGRSSITATQVEKNLEGLSITEAVTTGRMFMLDHHEYLMPYLRRINEQGVCIYASRTLFLLRHDHTLKPVAIELTLPGGGAGSEEINRVFLPASKGTEAALWQLAKTHVAVNDSGHHQLISHWLHTHAAVEPFIIAARRQLSSMHPIYKLLDPHFKDTMHINSLARSILLNAGGILERTMYLGKYAMEISSAIYKSWRFRDQALPADLLKRNMAVEDDSVQSGVRLRFDDYPYAADGLDVWAAIDTWVTDYCAYFYRSDASVVSDVELQAWWSEVREVGHGDKRDDAECWFPLDSVANLARAITTLIWIASALHAAVNFGQYGYAGYPPNRPTRCYKFIPYEGTPEFAEFLRDPDKYFLQMIPDRFTTTLGIALIEVLSGHTADEVYLGQRKEGWTNDREVLRMFERFGESLRQVEKRIEERNGKRRLKNRFGPARVPYTLLFTDTSNLGVAKGITGRGIPNSVSI; from the exons ATGCAAAAATGCTTCGCCAAGTTGCGCCAGAAGATCTCTGGCCGTTTTCATCTTTTTGGCGATCACGGTGTTTCAGAGCCCGCCACTAGAGGAACGCTCGTCATTTACAGGACTTCCCGTCGATCGAGCCTGAGAAAATGCATCAGCATCAGGCTTTATAGCGTCACTCATCTTGATCCGA ACACGGGCTTTGGCAAGCTGAGCGGGGAGGCAAGCCTACAAAACTGGAAGAAGACGAAGCATGGAGAAAACGACACGATCACTTCCGAGGTCGTGATGTACCTGGAGGAAGGCTTTGGGACTCCAGGAGCCATCGAAGTCAAACATTTGGGGCAGCACCAGGAGTTCTTCCTCCAATCTCTCACGTTAGACTTGCCGCATAACCACTCTGTCCACTTCGAGTGCAATTCATGGGTGTACCCGATGTCGAAGTCCAACGTTGATCGTGTGTTTTTCTCTAACACC AGCTACTTACCGAGCCAAACGCCAGCAGCACTGCAGAGTCTCCGAGAAGAAGAGCTGAGGAACCTGAGAGGAAATGGAAGAGGGAAGAGGGAGAAATGGGAGCGGATTTATGACTACGATCGGTACAACGATCTGGGAGAAATTGATAGAGGGCAGAGCCATGCAAGGCCCATATTAGGAGGATCCAACGCTTACCCTTATCCTCGCAGATGTAGAACAGGGCGACCACTAAGCAATAAAG ATCGGATGACTGAGAGTCGCAGCGAGATCATCAATTTGGACTTCTACGTTCCGCCGGACGACCGGTTTAGCCCCACAAAGCTGTCGGAGTTCATATCAAACTCGATACGAGCAGTGGTGCACTTCGTCGTGCCGGAAGTGAAGTCGGTGTTCGAGGGAGCCGTAAAGAACTTCGAGTCGTTTGAGCAGATGTCCAAGGACCTTTACACTGCACATAGGAAACCGGTGGCCGAGACCATGGTTATGGGCAGGCTCAAGGCGCTTGTGCCGAAAGAACTGCACGATGAAATAGGTCGAGTGATGAAAGAAAACCCCTTCAAGTTCCCAATTCCACAAGTCATCGCCG CGGATAAAAATGCATGGAGGAGTGACGAGGAATTCGCTAGGGAAATGCTTGCCGGACTGAACCCTGCAGTCATCAGATGCTTAGAG ACTTTTCCAATCGCGGGAAGAGGAGGGAGAAGCTCGATTACTGCTACCCAAGTCGAAAAGAATCTCGAAGGCCTGAGCATTACAGAA GCAGTGACAACAGGCAGGATGTTCATGCTGGATCATCACGAGTATCTGATGCCCTACCTGAGGCGCATCAACGAGCAAGGCGTGTGCATATACGCTTCTCGCACTCTCTTTCTCCTCCGACATGACCATACTCTCAAGCCCGTCGCCATCGAACTGACCTTACCGGGGGGAGGCGCTGGCAGCGAGGAGATCAACAGAGTGTTCTTGCCGGCAAGCAAGGGTACAGAGGCCGCCCTGTGGCAACTAGCGAAGACCCACGTCGCCGTCAACGACTCCGGCCACCATCAACTTATCAGTCACTGGCTGCATACGCATGCCGCCGTTGAGCCCTTCATCATAGCTGCCAGAAGGCAGCTTAGCTCCATGCACCCGATCTATAAATTGTTAGATCCTCATTTCAAAGACACCATGCACATCAATTCCCTCGCTCGGAGCATACTCTTGAACGCCGGCGGCATACTGGAGAGGACCATGTACCTTGGCAAGTACGCCATGGAGATCTCCTCCGCCATCTACAAGTCCTGGAGATTCCGCGACCAAGCTCTGCCTGCAGACCTTTTGAAAAGGAACATGGCGGTGGAAGACGACAGCGTTCAGTCCGGCGTCCGACTGCGCTTCGATGACTATCCATACGCGGCAGACGGCCTCGACGTTTGGGCGGCGATCGACACATGGGTCACCGACTACTGCGCCTACTTCTATCGCTCTGATGCCTCCGTTGTCTCTGACGTTGAGCTCCAGGCGTGGTGGAGCGAGGTGCGCGAGGTCGGCCACGGCGACAAACGCGACGACGCGGAATGCTGGTTCCCTCTCGACTCCGTTGCCAACCTCGCCCGGGCCATCACCACGCTCATCTGGATCGCCTCCGCGCTCCACGCCGCCGTCAACTTCGGCCAGTACGGATACGCTGGATACCCGCCCAACCGCCCCACGCGGTGCTACAAGTTCATCCCCTACGAGGGAACGCCGGAGTTCGCCGAGTTCCTGCGCGACCCGGACAAGTACTTCCTGCAGATGATTCCGGACCGTTTCACGACGACGCTAGGAATAGCGCTCATCGAGGTGCTCTCCGGTCACACAGCCGACGAGGTTTACCTGGGCCAGCGGAAGGAGGGGTGGACGAATGACCGCGAGGTGCTTCGGATGTTTGAGCGGTTCGGGGAGAGCCTCCGGCAGGTAGAGAAGAGGATCGAGGAGCGGAACGGTAAACGGCGGTTGAAGAACCGGTTTGGACCGGCTCGAGTGCCCTACACGCTGTTGTTTACCGATACTTCAAATTTGGGGGTCGCGAAGGGCATAACTGGAAGAGGAATTCCAAACAGTGTGTCCATATAA